The Macaca nemestrina isolate mMacNem1 chromosome 12, mMacNem.hap1, whole genome shotgun sequence genome contains a region encoding:
- the LOC105488785 gene encoding dynein heavy chain domain-containing protein 1 isoform X20, producing the protein MIRVSLGLELKSKFIHCFSRHSSMKPHQKIGLSSLALPPKSPRPGEARHLASWNWQLEPELWARSLRQQLNAQLLMVPEEKRVGLSSDETSSDALKSWHSICVLDSKEEPLACQQKQRQLVKPATESEQPTVLELLLAELRTLFSAVLQDSSPAAWRYLHAVLGLLPPYRELLVGHLDLLPFLEQLYCWAPWVQTHLHLDLLGAINQAFPPDSSLLDSASHADCCPQKQRLHHRPPCPACPFVQARWSRQQVKEELATWLRPLTLPELQRCLGIVGAQVALEEAVWLDGLSLLPLALATDIPVQYESSDTDNAEEEPVGRKETRSQLDYEVPREKTLQKSSIGFSPETSFLGSQVMTALKTERYLKKIHFLYLNVAPSRYFRPYSLMVVPPDKVNAEHYIFSPFGILHVHPVEGSETMTLGTWHHHCVLWQQLQSIPFFKYCLLRKSFTCWKKNVRLQGLHRLRNFLENHLLLAVPHFGAGLLHISRLLQELHSVSWLPQELDRCYELLDLQKALAKEKHKALRLLHRCLNLCTSILRLVHEDTYHMQQGLQERVQNCDRIRAGQGSIYLQRVQRKQLEQKLKQAEAWWLQLGKFARLVDYMICQSLISILEEQITSFVANILQAPRQKPFLSSQLVFDDHDQLSHVPCVENMIQILTGGLQSVKTSALQVVQSADLKTSSDSLYSEGLLPHSCKTSCNVEHPILKQNQAEKERQD; encoded by the exons ATGATTAGGGTGAGCCTCGGACTGGAACTCAAGTCTAAGTTCATTCACTGCTTCAGCAGGCACTCTTCCATGAAACCTCATCAGAAGATCGGGCTCTCTTCCCTTGCCTTGCCTCCTAAATCCCCTAGGCCAG GTGAGGCCCGGCATCTGGCATCCTGGAACTGGCAGTTGGAGCCTGAGCTGTGGGCAAGGTCACTTCGGCAGCAGTTGAATGCCCAGCTCCTCATGGTCCCAGAGGAGAAGAGGGTAGGTTTGTCTTCTGATGAGACATCATCTGATGCCCTTAAGTCTTGGCACTCCATATGTGTCTTGGACAGCAAAGAAGAGCCCTTGGCCTGTCAGCAGAAACAGAGGCAGTTAGTGAAGCCAGCGACTGAGTCAGAGCAGCCCACAGTGCTGGAACTCCTGCTAGCTGAGCTCCGAACTCTGTTCTCAGCTGTGTTGCAGGACAGTAGCCCTGCAGCTTGGCGCTATCTGCATGCAGTACTGGGTCTGCTGCCTCCATATCGTGAGTTGCTAGTTGGCCACCTTGATTTGCTGCCCTTCCTGGAGCAGCTGTACTGCTGGGCACCCTGGGTCCAAACCCACCTCCATCTGGACCTGCTAGGTGCCATTAACCAGGCTTTTCCTCCAGACAGCTCTTTGTTAGACAGTGCTTCCCATGCTGACTGCTGTCCCCAGAAGCAGAGGCTCCATCACAGGCCCCCATGCCCAGCTTGCCCTTTTGTGCAGGCCCGGTGGAGTAGGCAGCAAGTAAAGGAGGAGCTGGCCACCTGGCTGCGACCATTGACACTACCCGAGCTACAGCGCTGCCTGGGCATTGTTGGTGCTCAGGTGGCCCTAGAAGAGGCTGTGTGGCTGGATGGACTTAGTCTCCTTCCCTTGGCACTGGCAACGGACATCCCTGTACAGTATGAAAGCAGTGACACTGACAATGCAGAGGAGGAGCCTGTTGGAAGAAAAGAGACCAG GTCTCAGCTTGACTATGAAGTTCCCAGGGAAAAGACCCTCCAAAAGAGCAGCATTGGCTTCTCACCTGAGACTTCCTTCCTGGGTAGCCAGGTGATGACTGCTCTGAAGACAGAGAGATACCTGAAGAAGATCCATTTCCTCTATCTCAATGTGGCTCCCAGCCGGTACTTTAG gccttaCAGCCTGATGGTGGTGCCACCCGACAAGGTGAATGCCGAGCACTACATCTTCTCTCCCTTTGGGATCTTGCACGTACATCCTGTAGAAGGTAGCGAGACGATGACACTGGGTACCTGGCACCATCACTGTGTTCTCTGGCAACAGCTCCAGTCCATTCCATTCTTTAAGTATTGCCTCTTACGCAAGTCCTTTACCTG TTGGAAGAAGAATGTGAGATTGCAGGGGCTGCATCGACTCCGGAATTTCCTAGAGAATCATCTGCTCTTGGCTGTGCCCCACTTTGGAGCTGGGCTACTCCATATTAGTAG GCTTCTGCAGGAGCTACACTCTGTATCCTGGCTACCCCAGGAACTGGATCGGTGCTATGAGCTTCTGGACCTGCAGAAAGCTCTAGCCAAGGAGAAGCATAAGGCTCTACGACTGCTCCATCGTTGCCTGAACCTCTGCACATCCATTCTTCGACTG GTTCACGAGGACACATACCACATGCAACAGGGCCTACAGGAGCGAGTGCAAAACTGCGACAGGATCAGGGCAGGCCAAGGCTCCATATACCTTCAGAGGGTACAGCGCAAACAACTGGAGCAGAAGCTGAAGCAAGCAGAGGCCTGGTGGCTGCAGCTGGGAAAGTTTGCCCGCCTGGTCGACTACATGATTTGTCAGAGCCTCATTTCTATCTTGGAAGAGCAGATAACCTCTTTTGTGGCCAACATCCTTCAA GCCCCAAGGCAGAAACCCTTTCTCTCATCACAGCTGGTCTTTGATGATCATGACCAACTGTCTCATGTGCCCTGTGTTGAAAATATGATTCAGATTCTAACTGGAGGCCTACAGTCTGTCAAGACCTCTGCCTTACAG GTAGTACAGTCTGCAGACCTGAAGACCTCTTCGGATTCCCTGTATTCTGAAG GCTTGTTGCCTCATAGTTGCAAGACAAGCTGCAATGTCGAGCATCCCATTCTCAAGCAAAATCAGGCAGAAAAGGAGAGGCAAGATTAA